The following coding sequences lie in one Drosophila sulfurigaster albostrigata strain 15112-1811.04 chromosome 2R, ASM2355843v2, whole genome shotgun sequence genomic window:
- the LOC133838122 gene encoding protein tramtrack, beta isoform isoform X2 — translation MKMASQRFCLRWNNHQSNLLSVFDQLLHAETFTDVTLAVEGQYLKAHKMVLSACSPYFNALFVNHPEKHPIVILKDVPYSDMKSLLDFMYRGEVSVDQERLTAFLRVAESLRIKGLTEVNDDKPTAAENAPAPPQLQRIQPYLVPQQQQQQRKQNANVLAANAAAAALQAATQQQQQQQQQQQTSLLSSALMPKRKRGRPRKLSGSSNGTGNDYDEYERDGLMNDSDMGNGKLGNESYSGNDDGSDDNQQDAGHHDDLNESRDSLPSKRSKSGKDQRMAQQQQQQQQQQQHDDNSTSDGNESDGEGMDTSYMEPQLMLDEYDEPVEFKYNPLTDNNSSPTQDQSGAAGSESGSHHLQEQARQQAFLIAAQRKHQADTAAALAVNTGGALKLNIIGVSGAGGSGSGKSMVSIPKLTPIGKVNAASTPLVSPASSSSSKPRAQKRPKLKQQNGDVKNAYASAGQEYLDMYNSSSDGFKLKSELLGGSTPNLSSSSAGGGGGGGLGVTPAVKTKLNLSSNIGEGETEGSVRDYCTKEGEHTYRCKVCSRVYTHISNFCRHYVTSHKRNVKVYPCPFCFKEFTRKDNMTAHVKIIHKIENPSTALASVAAATLANQSAGTTPTPPDLNAQSSNQSLPASGNNALSTSSSSSTSSSSGSLGPLTTAAAAAAAAQ, via the exons ATGAAGATGGCATCTCAACGGTTTTGTTTGCGCTGGAACAATCATCAGAGCAATCTGCTGTCTGTCTTCGATCAGCTGCTGCACGCCGAAACATTCACAGATGTCACGCTCGCCGTCGAGGGACAATATCTCAAAGCACACAAG atGGTGCTCTCCGCCTGCAGTCCATATTTTAATGCACTGTTTGTCAATCATCCGGAAAAACATCCGATTGTCATACTCAAAGATGTGCCGTATTCGGATATGAAATCGCTGCTCGATTTCATGTATCGCGGTGAAGTTAGCGTAGATCAGGAGCGTCTCACAGCGTTTTTACGTGTGGCCGAAAGTTTGCGCATCAAAGGATTAACCGAGGTGAACGATGATAAGCCCACAGCAGCGGAAAATGCGCCGGCGCCGCCACAATTGCAACGCATCCAACCGTATTTGGtgccgcagcaacagcagcagcaacgcaagCAGAATGCCAATGTGCTGGCCgcaaatgcagctgcagccgcgTTGCAAGCTgccacacagcaacaacaacaacagcagcagcaacaacaaacctCGCTGCTAAGTTCTGCCCTGATGCCAAAGCGTAAACGTGGCAGGCCTCGCAAACTATCGGGCAGCTCAAATGGCACTGGCAACGACTACGATGAATACGAACGCGATGGTCTGATGAAT GACTCGGATATGGGCAACGGCAAGCTGGGCAATGAATCATATTCTGGCAACGATGATGGCTCCGATGACAATCAACAAGATGCTGGCCACCATGATGATCTAAAT GAAAGTCGCGACTCGCTGCCCTCGAAGAGATCAAAGAGCGGGAAAGATCAGCGCAtggcacaacagcaacaacaacagcagcagcaacaacaacacgacgACAACAGCACTTCCG ATGGCAACGAAAGCGATGGCGAGGGAATGGACACATCATACATGGAACCTCAGCTGATGCTCGACGAATACGACGAACCCGTGGAATTCAAATACAATCCGCTCACGGACAACAACAGCTCACCCACGCAGGATCAATCAGGCGCCGCTGGATCTGAAAGTGGCAGTCATCACTTGCAGGAGCAGGCGAGACAGCAGGCCTTCCTGATTGCCGCCCAGCGTAAGCATCAAGCGGACACCGCTGCGGCGCTGGCGGTGAACACTGGCGGAGCACTTAAGTTGAACATAATTGGAGTGTCGGGCGCTGGGGGCAGCGGCAGTGGCAAGTCCATGGTTAGCATTCCCAAATTGACGCCCATTGGCAAAGTGAATGCCGCCTCGACGCCGCTCGTCTCGCCcgcatcgtcgtcatcgtcgaaGCCGCGCGCCCAGAAGCGACCCAAGCTCAAGCAGCAGAATGGCGATGTGAAGAATGCGTACGCATCGGCTGGACAGGAGTACCTCGATAtgtacaacagcagcagcgatggcTTCAAGCTCAAGTCCGAGCTGCTCGGCGGCAGCACGCCAAatttgagcagcagcagtgccggaggcggtggcggaggAGGGCTGGGCGTAACGCCAGCGGTGAAGACCAAACTCAatctcagcagcaacattggCGAGGGCGAGACGGAGGGATCGGTGCGCGACTATTGTACCAAAGAGGGCGAGCACACGTATCGTTGCAAGGTGTGTTCGCGTGTCTACACGCACATCAGCAACTTCTGTCGCCACTATGTGACCTCGCACAAGCGCAACGTCAAGGTGTATCCGTGTCCGTTCTGCTTCAAGGAGTTCACGCGCAAGGACAACATGACGGCGCACGTCAAGATCATCCATAAGATTGAGAATCCATCGACTGCGTTGGCCAGCGTCGCAGCGGCAACGTTGGCCAATCAATCGGCGGGCacaacgccaacgccaccgGATCTAAATGCGCAGAGTTCGAATCAATCGCTGCCAGCGTCCGGCAACAATGCGTTATCCacctcatcatcgtcgtccACATCGTCATCGAGCGGCTCGCTCGGTCCGCtgacaacggcagcagcggcagctgccgCAGCGCAATAA